The region CCTAAGGGTCTTCACGGAGATGGTAAAATAGGCGGACATGGTTGCTCTAAGAATCAACAACTAAACAAACAAATCGTTCTTGGTAAATCTATCTAATTGtctatttttttcatactttaTTACATTGGATTAAgaaaagttgatttttttttgtttttttaaaagtggGAGAGAAGAAAATGGTTGTGAGAAAAATTGAAACACTTATACCATTGAGAAATAATTCATTGATATCTgaactgaattttattttaggctattattcattaatattatatttaaaataaaaaacttttaTTCCTAAAAAActtgtaaatttaattaataattttttatttaatacaaataaatattattattctaTAAAAATCCAGATCGCCTTCAATTGACTTCGCCTCCTTGACTCAACAAGATTAATTCCAAAatttggatatataattaatattttctaattaattataattacagattaattttaaattttattaaaaattaaaataaataatttaaacctCCGGAATCCACCACCTCCACTTTGACAGCCTTGCTCTCCACCACTCCGGTAGTGGCCGGAGTGTTAGAGTTCATTTGAGAAGACGAACCCATCAAGGTTCTTCTAAGGATGAACCCAACTCAGGTCATCAGATCTGAGGACGAACCACATGTGGGTTCGTCCTCAAATGAACACGGGTACGTCTGAGAAGACTAACTCAAAAGTGATACGTCTTCTCAGATGAAGAACGCGTGTTCTTTGAACCCGCGTTCATCTGAGGACGAATCCAGATAGGGTTCATCCAGGTTCGTCTTCTCAGGCGAACTCTAACACTCTGTCCACTGCTGGACTGGTGGTAGAGGGGGCTATCAACGAGGATTCAACAAAGGCAGTAGATTTTGATGCTGCGTttagattatttaattttatttgttttaataaaatttaaaaataattacacacacacacacacacatatatatatatatataaagaactatatatctatataattaggataaattaaaaaatattgattatatAGATTTAAACGGGACAAGTATAAAATTTGAgatgaatatttaaaatttactttttatcaataaatatgcttggtttgtttttaaattttaagaaagATGAgttttttttgtgttaattataACATTAGTGATtatctaaaatatttattaaaatatgcaTTATTGAAAAAGAAGTCAATTTGATGCTCGGgggtgcaattgaaaccaaaaggtGTGGAAATTGAtatttgagggtggaattgaaatcaAAGATGCGGATTTGGGTGAAATCGACaattttacaacgtgagggtgcaaataaAAAAGGACTAAAAGGTGAATGTTTATTCAGAACATTAgccaaaaatgaatttttttttgactttttataaATGTATTCTGGAGGCAAGTTTACATGGACTAACAGACGTAAGGATGACAATCTCATTCAAATCCGCTTGAACAGATTTCTTGCTAATCTGAGATGGCAGGAGGTGTATCCTGGCTGGAAGGTAGTTCATTTAACGAGATATAGTTCTGACCATAATCCTGTGTTGCTTACCACTGCGGTTCCGCCTCAAATGGGGAGTAAGCCTGCTCGGATTTATCGGTTTGAACAAATGTGGATGGCTCACGAACAGTTCGACGATGTGGTGGTCTCGGCGTGGGGGGAAAACAATGACTCTTCTTTGGATTTTATGACCAAGATGGAAGGTTGTGGTGCTCATCTTAAATCCTGGGCATATAATAATTTCGGTAACCTGTCAAAACAGCTCAAAGAGAAGTTGGCAGAGCTGCACGTTATTCAGTCCAGTATTGGATGTGAGGCCAATTATAGGAGGGCGGGCATGGTATCAGCTGAACTTGACGACCTCCTCTCAAAAGAAGAGATCATGTGGAAGCAGCGTTCTCGAGCGGATTGGCTTAGGGAAGGTGACCGCAACACGAAATTCTTTCACCATAAAGCATCCAATCGAAAGAAGAATAATGCGATTCATCGCATTCGGGACAGCAGTGGTAGTTGGCGTAACGGTAAGGAGGTGAATGCTGTGATTGAGGATTACTTTCGTCATCTATTCACCACTTCCGATCCCACAAACCAATCGGTGGTTATTGATTGTATTGACACGGTTCTTTCAGCAGACCAAATTTCCGAGATGCAAAGACCCTTTCGGGAAGATGACATTAAAATAGCTCTGCAGCAAATGGGTTCTCTTAAGGCTCCGGGTCCTGACGGTATGCCTGTCCTGTTTTATAATTCGTATTGGCATGTGATTGGTCGAGATGTTACGAGGTGTGTCCTTGATTTCTTGCGCACGGGTATGATGCCGAGCAGAGTGAACCACACGTTCCTCACGTTGATTCCGAAGACGGCAGCTCCTGAGTCAATGAAGGATCTCCGTCCTATTAGTCTCTGCAAcgtcatttataaaattattgctAAAGTCATAGCAAATAGGTTGAAGGGTGTGCTATCAGATATTATTGACGAGTCCCAAAGTGCGTTTGTGCCAGACAGATTAATTACAGACAACGCTATGATTGCGTTTGAAATGTTCCATTCGATGGCTAAGCGCTCGCAAGGAAAAGCGGGGACTGTCGCGCTTAAGTTGGATATGAGTAAAGCATATGATAGGGTTGAATGGAGTTTTCTAAAATTGGTTATGGAAAAAACCGGTTTCCCTAgccattttattaatttaattatggccTGTATCTCAACTGTCTCTTTTACGTTTTTGGCTAATGGTTCCCCGTTTGGCTTGTTGATTCCGCAGCGCGGTCTTCGTCAGGGAGATCCCCTCTCGCCGTATTTGTTCCTTCTTTGTTCGGAAGGATTTTCGGCTATCCTGCGTAGAGGTGTTCGGGATAAGGAGCTTTCAGGGGGTAGAGTCTGCAGAGGCGGCCCCAGAATCAACCATCTCTTTTTTGCTGACGATAGCGTTTTGTTCATTAAAGCATCTGTGCGTGAAGGACGAGCGTTAAAGCGCATAATTATGGCATATGAACGTGCGTCTGGGCAGGTTGTCAACACTGACAAATCAGAAATGTTCTTTAGTGATGGAGTCGGGTTGGAGAGCAAGGTTGCGTTGGAGGAAATTTTGGGTTTTCGCATGGTTAATTCATTCAAGAGGTACCTTGGTATGCCAACCATGGTAGGTCGCTCTAAAAAACCCATTTTCGCTTTTCTTCGCGATCGGCTTCATAAAAGAATTATGGGTTGGAAAGAAAGATTTTTATCTAAGGCAGGGAGAGAAGTCCTTATTAAGTCGATTGCTCAATCCATCCCAACATATATAATGAGTTGCTTCGCCCTTCCGATCTCGTTTTGTAATGAGATGAGAAGTATTATCTCAAAATATTGGTGGAGCGGGTCTGATGACAAGAAAAAGATTCCGTGGGTGAGTTGGAATTCTATTTGCAAACCTAAGAAGGAGGGTGGTCTTGGGTTCCGAAATCTTCGAGCTTTCAATCTTGCAATGTTAGCTAAGCAAGCATGGAAGTTATTACAAAACCCGCACTCTTTGTGTGCTAGAGTTTTTAAGGCAAAATACCATCCGACTATGGACTTTGCTCAGGCGGGGTTGCGTCGTCGTGCTAGCTTCGTGTGGCAGAGTATTATGGAGGGCAAAACGGTTCTTGATTCTGGGTTAGCTTGGAGAATTGGGAATGGAGAATCTGTGAAAGCTTTGAAGGACAACTGGATCACATCCACAGCATTCATGAAACCCGTCGGCAGCTTGCTTGTTCCTACGGATTGCTTGGTGAGTTACTTTATTGCTAATGGTCGCTGGGATGAAGTGAAGCTTGTTAACTCGTTCTCTCCTACCGATGTGGCTAATATCATCAAGATCCCTCTTAGTAGAAGACTACCTCCGGATAAGTTATTCTGGTTTCCTAACAAGAACGGTTTTTACtctgtgaagtccggatatcacCAAGCTTGTAAGTTGATGAACAAGCACCATGCGTCTTCATCTTCGAACTCACCAGGTCCTGACATTTGGGGTAAGATTTGGAGGTGTCCGGTCCCTCCTAAGGTGCGCCATTTTCTTTGGAGAATAGTTCATAACTCGTTACCTTGTAACGTAAATCTTGCTACCCGGATAGCTGAGGCCGACAAAATATGTCCGAGGTGCAGGTTAGTAGAGGAAAATCAGATTCATGCTCTCAAGGAGTGTGATGGTGTGCGTGGTTTGTGGTTATTATCTCCTCTCAGCTTGCGTGTAGATTCCTATAATTGCAGGACGATGACTGAGTGGCTATCTCAAATGTTCAGCTCGTTGAAAACGGAGGACCTTAGTACTTTCATTCTCAGCATGTGGACGATATGGAACGATAGGAACAATATAGTGTTTGGGAACAACAGATTGGCCCCTTCGCTACTATTCCAACACGTTAATTTAGCTTCATGCAGCAAGGCCTCATCTGATAGGACTTCATATGGTCTCAGACCTGCTGCAGCTCCAAACTGGATCCCACCTGCGCTGCACTCAGTTAAAATCAACACCGACGCAGCTATCTCTGTTCAGAACAACTTAGCTGTGGTCAGCGGCATTTGTCGAGATGCCTCCGGTGCAGTCCTGCGTTGGGGAGTGTCAGTTTTGCGCGGTATTACTGATGTAGAAGTTGCCGAAGCCAAGGCGGTCTTGTTCGGTCTCCAGATTGCTTCTGAGATTCCAAGCGAAGGTCTTATTGTGGAATCGGATGCATCTAATGTTATCAACAGGCTTATTCACCCTGATAGTGCTATTGATCCTATTCAAGTAATTATTGATGATTGCTTGGCGGAGACGGTGTCTCGGAGGATTCAGTTTCAGCACGTCCGAAGACATTGCAACCAAGTTGCACATGCTTTAGCTAAATGGGGcgtttttattaataaagatTGTATCAGTGACGGAGAAGTTCCTTTTCCGGTCAATGAACTTGTTAATTCcttttaattaataaagttcaatctttcttctcaaaaaaaaaaaaaaaatttcgttAAAAAGTATGTAAGTTTTTTTCCATTACATTTTCCATTTGCCTTTTCAGTTCACTTTAAGTTTcgaacttgtttttttttttcaaatatagaAAGGTAGAAAATTTAGAGTTTAATTTTgctattattttcaaattttttgaattagaagttaaaatttgcaaatctgaaaattGAGTTTTGCTAACTAAGAAAATATGACTAagaatttagaaaattaaactgattggaaaaaattgaaaaaatttagaaagaaattattaaattgaaatagatttacaaaattttgaaagtttttggataaatttagcaaaaattaaaaatatatttatattttcattttattctaattatagCCTAATGGtgctaaaaagacaaacatttttaatcttttataaatctatacaaaacttttaaaatttataaatctatttcAATTCGATAATTTAGTCAAAAATCTATctaatttttccaatttttcaacCTCATTACAATACTTATTTGCTTTCTATTTTGAGtttcaaatttgttttttttttttttgcttcaattgctgaaaTTATATAATCTAGAATTTAATTTtgctattgtttttttatttattttttgacctaattatttaaaatcacccaccttataacttttttttatttataccatgacctaggaaaattttcaattgtaccctatttttgatttttatgtttcatatcTGCCCTAATGagttaaattgacctattttcttttaagaAAGAGTTTAATTTactccttcatttttaacctatattttgataaaacgttaatgttaatcatttatgtattttgttttaatattttcatccttaaattaattaaattatcaaaaaatttaattttggggtacaaatgaaacataaaaatcgaaaataggatacaattgaaaattttcctaagtcatggtataaatgaaaaaaaattataaggtgggtggtttttaaataattaagccttttttttaattaggagGTAAATTTTCCGATtctgaaaaatgaattttagtaATTAAGAAGTGAATATGAAAATGCagttaaaaaattagaataattaaattGGTCATTTAAGAATTGCAATTGTTTAAACTAAAACCttatttgttatttgttttaaacggttttgtTTGTAGGTGTAAGTATAGGCATCCTTGTCCTTCTTTTGGCAGTATCTTGGCTGTACTTTGGATTAAGAAAAGCGAGACTTATAAaacttaaagaaaaatattttaaagaaaatggTGGTAACTTGTTTATGCAAAAAAATTCAGAACACGGTCCAAACTCTACAAAAGCAGCTAAAATATATACTGAAAATGACCTGAAAAAAGCAACAAATAACTTTCACGAAAGCCGAATTTTAGGTAAAGGTGGACAAGGTACAGTCTACAAAGGTACACTACCAGATAATCAGATTGTCGCTGTCAAGAAATCAAAAATTGGAGATGACACCCAAGTTGAAGGATTTATTAATGAAGTTATAATTCTATCTCAAATCAATCATAGAAATATTGTCAAACTGCTGGGTTGCTGCTTGGAGACTCGAGTCCCATTGTTGGTCTATGAATTTGTGATGAACGGGACCCTATTTGATCATATCCATAGTAACAATGGTACCGATGGAAGAATTTTAATTCCTTGGGAAACACGTTTAAGAATAGCGACGGAAGTTGCAGAAGCACTTTCTTATATGCATTCTTCGGCTTCTATTCCTATTATTCACCGCGATATTAAGTCTGCAAATATACTTTTAGACAAGAATTACACTGCAAAGGTATCCGATTTTGGAGCTTCAAAGCTAATCCCTTTAGACAAAACTGAGCTGACAACACTGGTGCAAGGAACCCTTGGATATTTAGATCCTGAATACTTGCATTCGAGCCAACTGACCGAAAAAAGCGATGTGTATAGTTTCGGAGTTGTTCTTATAGAGCTATTGACGAGAAAGAGACCGATATCTTTTACGAGGATAGAAGAAGAGAGGAATTTGGCAATGTATTTTGTTACTTCAATTCAAAAAGATCGGTTGCTCCAAGTTGTGGATTATCTCCTGATAAATGAGAAGAATACTGATGACATTAAGAGAGTGTCAATGTTGGCAAAAAGGTGCGTGAGTgtaaaaggggatgaaaggccTACCATGAAAGATGTGGCAATTGAATTAAGAAGTTTATGCTCAACAACAAAAAATCCATGTGAGAAGAATGATGTATTATGTGAGCAAGAAACTCAAAGTTCTCTTCCAAATTCATCTGCATGTTTCATTATGGATGCTACCAGTAACAGCATTGCTATGAACGACAGTGTAATGAATTCTGCTATATTCGAAATTGGAAGTGGGCGTTGACTGTGGTTTGTTATCAAAGTATGGTGtggaatttatattttatatattttgtttaaaattaacaGATTTGTGTTTAAGCTATCGATATTATTGTTGTGGGTTTGTTTTAAATGAATTCTGTAAATTTTGATGACATTCATATGTAAATGATTACAGTTGTACTCATAAATTCATTTTGATaactctattttaaaaaaaaatgatataactAATTAATGTTATGTGAAAtaagttctttttttttgaaactatgtgaaataagttattaaattaattaatttacaaatgaAAGTCAATCAAATAAAGGGGTATTATTTTAGTGGGGTTTTTTCCCAAATAATTGCCCTATAAAAACAATATTCCCAAATGGTGTCTCTTgcttgaatccgcaagtcatacttgcggattgacccatgaatccgcaagtctgacttgcggattcaagcAAGAAACCCTTAATCACCCGATTAAGGGTGATTAACCCTTAATCGAGTGATTAAGGGCTGACACCAATCATTGGGAGACAATTTTGTCTCCCAATGATTGGTGATTGGAATTAATGATTGGGCATTTAGTGCCCAATCATTAATCCCaatatatcaattaaaaaaaattaatttatatattattctattttaacaaatacctactaatttaaaattgataaaaatattaaacattaaaaattaaatacaaattataacatttgtaataatttaaaataacaatattattttaaaattgtttacaaGTACTAAAACTAGTCACGATATCGAGCCGGTTTCCGCATGCGGGTTCTCATGTCATAACCCTGCTGAGTGCGTCGGTGACGTGAGGTATCAGTCACAGGGTTATAGTCGCCACTGTCACCCTCGTCACTGGTATCAGAATCGTCGTTGTCTTCTGAATCGTCACTGTCTTCGTCTGTAGGCTGGTGTGGCTGTTCAATAACCGGAGCTGGAGTAGTGTCTCGCAGATCCTGCGAGGTGATGTCCGGATACAGGGTAAAACTAGGAGGCGTAAAATGCTGAAACCGATCACCGGAAAACGGATCAGCAGACAGATCTGCACCAGAGCACCACGGCTCCGTAGTCGAGAAATACATCTGCGAAGGATCTTGAGCCTGAGGCGACCCAGAAGGTGGTACCTGATGTGACGATGACGCCTGTCCTGCAGTAGGTGCGGCGGGATAGTAGAACAACTGTTCAATGAAATCCGACTCTGTCGACGTACGCCATGGGACATCTGAATGCGTCGGCGGTGCAGGCCATGACTGATCTGACTCTGGCTGAGCCGGCGTACCTAGTGGAGTATATCCCATCTCTCCCAGATATGAATGGAAAGACGGAATCGGCGGCTGGCGAACCTGAATAATGAATTGATTAGatttataaactaaaatagaagattataaattacaaatataataaaataggtCGAACCTGTGAATCAGATGGCGCAAAAGGATCTCGAGTGTTGGCAAATGTCGTATGTCTAAAAGATGAGTCACTATACGGCATCGGCGCCGGGGGGACCTGAACAACGTAACTTATTAAATTGtaaactaaaaatgtaaattataaattaactacaataataataaaagtaacTCAAACCTGTGACTCAGATGGCCCTGGTCGATCCTGAGTGGTCGTAAAGGTCGTATCTCCAAAAAATGAGTCAACATACGGCATCGATGCAGGCGGGACCTGAAACTATAACATCGGGTAGCACTAAGCGTAAGAGCATAAAATACGAGTTAATCAAGTGAAATAGTATATTAAATTGTCTCAAACCTGTGGATATGATGCTTGGGGTGTCGCCCCGGAGGTTGACCCGTAATGTTGTCTTTCCCAGTAGTCCGGCTGCGGTATGTCTGAGGTACCCGCCACCTCTTTGTGAAAAAATAATGGCTCTGGGATAGGGTACACATGCTCTGGACGGGGCTGTGGAGGCATTCTGCGTGGCTGTCGACGCCGTCCTCTAATAGAGCTTAAATCGACCTGACAGGGAGGGAGCGGAGGCAGCTGGTATGGTTGGTCGGCTGGCTCAGGAGGGGGAAGTGTGACGTCCCTGCGATCCTCCATGGTAGCAAGCTGAGAACTTCGTGCACCAAACCTAATCCTGCGAGCGGCACTCGAACTGGCCTCCCCCGTAACATGGGTTCTCTCCTGCAAATCATTGTGGTCATGTCATACGGCTGGACAACATGAGTACGAGACTTGTCTCCTGCTTTTCGCAATATTTGGATGCAGATTGGCGTGTACTCAATGTTCTTGTCGATCAATGACTTATAAAATTTCCAACGGGAAATGTATTTTTCGACAAGCTTACGGAAAATAGCTTCAATCATTGCGGTGATAGGCAGCCCTCTAATATTTGTCCATAAATTAAGATAACAATTTCAAATACAAAGCATCTTTTAATCACATTTTACTAGcactaaataattataacaattatttctaatatttaactaacaatataaaaatgagTTCACTTTtaactattataattttttaatatttttaaaagttaaataaaatagaaaaattcttctaaaaattactaatccctaacattttactaaaatgtaattaatttttattattatccatTATACTATTTCTTTAAATCatgccattttttaaaattatacttgattctagtattttatttaataatgataatactTACTTACCATTTTACATTATAAAtactatataataaatcaataaattcacAAATaggattttctaatttttttaaacattaaactaacatactaaaattttgtttattatttgactaatttttaattttaatattcacagttataataaatactctaaaaatatcaattgaaattaattattaacatctaattaacaatttatatttaaattaaaataaaatatttactaacctCTTGTAGTCCACAAGCAATAATACACTATCCGTTATTAACGCTTAGCTCCGATACGCTGTCCGTCGTTAACGCCTAGCTCCGATACGTTGTTAATTCCTAGCTCcgatatttgtaaattatagaattgtaaatttaaatcaaaaaattaaaaaggttttaaaaaaaaaaaaaaggtgggTGTGGCATCCGGGTGTGCTGAAAATGCACACCCGGGGTGCTTATATAGCTAAATGTATCCacaagtcatacttgcggataCATTTAGTCTGATTCCCATGTGGGAATCAGACATGTCTGATTCCCGCATGGGAATCAGACAGGTCTGATTCCCATGCGGGAATCATAACTGATTCCCTGTGGGAATCAGTTTGACCCTTGACTCGTCAGGGGTCAAACTGATTCCCACAGGGAATCAGTTAATGACCTCCTTAATGGTAATTAAGGAGGTTTTTGcttgaatccgcaagtatgacttgcggattcaagcGGGAGGCACTAAATGGGAAATTCTTTTTTAAGCAGGAATTATTTGGGAAAAAACCCTATTTTAGTGTGATCTTGGATGAATGAC is a window of Mercurialis annua linkage group LG2, ddMerAnnu1.2, whole genome shotgun sequence DNA encoding:
- the LOC126668615 gene encoding uncharacterized protein LOC126668615; the encoded protein is MIEAIFRKLVEKYISRWKFYKSLIDKNIEYTPICIQILRKAGDKSRTHERTHVTGEASSSAARRIRFGARSSQLATMEDRRDVTLPPPEPADQPYQLPPLPPCQVDLSSIRGRRRQPRRMPPQPRPEHVYPIPEPLFFHKEVAGTSDIPQPDYWERQHYGSTSGATPQASYPQFQVPPASMPYVDSFFGDTTFTTTQDRPGPSESQVPPAPMPYSDSSFRHTTFANTRDPFAPSDSQVRQPPIPSFHSYLGEMGYTPLGTPAQPESDQSWPAPPTHSDVPWRTSTESDFIEQLFYYPAAPTAGQASSSHQVPPSGSPQAQDPSQMYFSTTEPWCSGADLSADPFSGDRFQHFTPPSFTLYPDITSQDLRDTTPAPVIEQPHQPTDEDSDDSEDNDDSDTSDEGDSGDYNPVTDTSRHRRTQQGYDMRTRMRKPARYRD
- the LOC126670791 gene encoding wall-associated receptor kinase 4-like, with the translated sequence MRIWVKSTILQREGANKKGLKGVSIGILVLLLAVSWLYFGLRKARLIKLKEKYFKENGGNLFMQKNSEHGPNSTKAAKIYTENDLKKATNNFHESRILGKGGQGTVYKGTLPDNQIVAVKKSKIGDDTQVEGFINEVIILSQINHRNIVKLLGCCLETRVPLLVYEFVMNGTLFDHIHSNNGTDGRILIPWETRLRIATEVAEALSYMHSSASIPIIHRDIKSANILLDKNYTAKVSDFGASKLIPLDKTELTTLVQGTLGYLDPEYLHSSQLTEKSDVYSFGVVLIELLTRKRPISFTRIEEERNLAMYFVTSIQKDRLLQVVDYLLINEKNTDDIKRVSMLAKRCVSVKGDERPTMKDVAIELRSLCSTTKNPCEKNDVLCEQETQSSLPNSSACFIMDATSNSIAMNDSVMNSAIFEIGSGR